One genomic window of Candidatus Pseudobacter hemicellulosilyticus includes the following:
- a CDS encoding TonB-dependent receptor: protein MKNVRMIALKKWLLLSLTFVAALAVQAQLKTVTGKVTDAKTKEALAGVTLKVKNTLRMASTDENGNFSISIDDANAIITFTYVNYLSKDVNAAGKTTLDVTLDLAESTLTDVVVIGYGTVKKSDVTGAVVSLKAKDLNPGANMNVEQALLGRASGVQVYQKSGEPGSAMSVKIRGASSITAGNDPLYVIDGMPVNNIAPVSGLGAGFVGAPNPRNPLNSLNPSDIESIEILKDASATAIYGSRGSNGVVMITTKRGSSGMLKINYNASYGVQKVANSLDMLTGDQYKEVLNAIIDAGGGSAGERVTNESANVDWQKQLYQTANVHSHDLSLSGGKDNTKFYASLGYFNQEGVLLNSGVKRYTARLNLENSVAKKYAFNMSVNTSYIRDQFNSVGIGVNENASSLYSAINYDPTYPVFAADGKYYPSPFLTPALDHPLAMINGHRANMDGFRTFGTISGEYFLMPSLSVKVKGAGDVNISQRNTWIDPSTIAGSGTGGIASIATGNVNYYMAEATMNYSNSWGKDHSLNAVMGLTYDHFASNSFNGNGRGYALPDLEYNAIGSGNSALNVIGSGRASTKIVSYLGRANYTFKDRYLFTVSFRADGSSRFGANNRFGYFPSGAFAWKMHQEEFMEGFDFIDELKPRISYGVIGNQNIGNYLYFTTFGKGGEAIFNGVRNPSIAPTRSANPDLKWEAAHQADVGLDFSLFRRRVTGSIEYYMRKTSDLLLALPTPLSTGFGSQTRNIGSMRNSGIDLHLAGDVIRNQQLTWNLGVVLSTVKNEVRSLGPLDQIITGAAGDVGSVSIIRPGESLGSYYGWQVLGVWQKGDDFSQAPTGVKPGDMKYLDVNGDKMINADDRVVLGKSIPDYTYGITNSVDYKGFNLSIFIEGSQGGKLLNNAAIESYFPTAFRRNKLAEPYLNRWTETNPTNDYPSFVNPSSQGQQRVNSKTVEDASYIRLQSVRLSYNVPVKTKFIRSLQAYVTGQNLVTITNYTGSDPAANSLGEDILKIDYSSYPMTRTIQFGINVQF, encoded by the coding sequence ATGAAAAATGTACGCATGATTGCTCTTAAGAAATGGCTGCTGCTCTCCCTGACCTTTGTTGCCGCCCTGGCCGTTCAGGCCCAGTTGAAAACGGTGACCGGTAAAGTGACAGATGCCAAAACAAAAGAAGCGCTGGCAGGTGTAACCCTGAAGGTGAAGAACACCCTGCGCATGGCCTCCACAGACGAGAATGGTAATTTCAGCATCAGTATTGACGATGCCAACGCCATTATCACCTTTACGTATGTCAATTATTTATCCAAAGATGTAAATGCCGCCGGCAAAACAACCCTGGATGTAACGCTGGACCTGGCCGAAAGCACCCTCACAGATGTGGTGGTGATTGGTTATGGTACTGTCAAGAAATCCGATGTCACCGGTGCGGTAGTGTCCCTGAAGGCCAAAGACCTGAACCCGGGCGCTAACATGAACGTGGAGCAGGCCCTGCTGGGAAGGGCTTCCGGCGTACAGGTATACCAGAAAAGTGGTGAGCCCGGTAGCGCCATGAGCGTGAAGATCCGCGGCGCCAGCTCTATTACCGCAGGCAATGACCCCCTGTATGTGATTGATGGTATGCCCGTCAACAATATTGCGCCCGTCTCCGGCCTTGGCGCCGGCTTCGTGGGCGCCCCCAACCCCCGGAATCCGCTCAATAGCTTAAATCCTTCCGATATTGAGTCTATTGAGATCCTGAAAGACGCCTCCGCTACCGCTATTTATGGTTCCCGTGGCTCTAACGGCGTGGTGATGATCACCACCAAACGCGGTTCCAGCGGTATGCTCAAGATCAATTACAATGCGTCCTATGGCGTGCAGAAAGTGGCCAACTCGCTGGACATGCTCACCGGCGACCAATACAAGGAAGTACTCAACGCCATCATTGATGCCGGCGGCGGCTCCGCAGGTGAAAGAGTGACCAACGAGTCCGCCAATGTAGACTGGCAGAAACAACTCTACCAAACAGCCAACGTGCATAGCCATGACCTCTCCCTCTCCGGCGGAAAGGACAACACCAAGTTTTATGCATCCCTGGGCTATTTTAACCAGGAGGGCGTACTGCTCAACTCCGGCGTAAAACGTTATACCGCCCGCCTGAACCTGGAGAACAGCGTGGCTAAAAAATACGCGTTCAACATGAGCGTTAACACCTCCTATATCCGTGACCAGTTCAACTCTGTGGGTATTGGGGTGAATGAGAACGCCAGCTCCCTCTATTCCGCTATCAACTATGATCCCACTTACCCGGTGTTTGCAGCAGATGGCAAATATTATCCTTCTCCTTTCCTGACGCCCGCATTGGATCACCCACTGGCCATGATCAACGGCCACAGGGCCAATATGGACGGGTTCCGGACCTTTGGCACCATCTCCGGTGAATATTTCCTGATGCCCTCCCTTTCTGTTAAAGTGAAAGGCGCCGGCGACGTGAATATCAGCCAGCGTAATACCTGGATCGATCCCTCTACCATTGCCGGTTCCGGCACAGGCGGCATAGCCAGTATCGCTACCGGTAATGTGAACTATTACATGGCAGAAGCCACCATGAACTATAGCAACAGCTGGGGCAAGGACCATAGCCTGAATGCGGTAATGGGTCTTACCTATGACCACTTTGCGTCCAACTCCTTTAATGGTAACGGCCGCGGTTATGCACTGCCCGACCTGGAATACAATGCCATCGGCAGCGGCAATAGCGCACTGAACGTGATCGGCAGTGGCAGGGCTTCTACCAAGATCGTTTCTTACCTGGGCCGTGCCAACTATACTTTTAAAGACCGCTACCTGTTCACCGTCAGCTTCCGTGCAGATGGCAGCTCCCGGTTTGGCGCCAATAACCGCTTCGGTTATTTCCCATCGGGCGCCTTTGCCTGGAAAATGCACCAGGAAGAATTTATGGAGGGCTTCGACTTTATTGATGAGCTGAAACCCCGCATCAGCTATGGTGTGATCGGTAACCAGAACATTGGCAACTACCTCTATTTTACCACTTTTGGTAAAGGTGGTGAAGCCATCTTCAATGGCGTACGTAATCCTTCCATCGCTCCTACGCGGTCGGCCAATCCTGATCTGAAATGGGAAGCAGCCCACCAGGCGGATGTAGGTCTCGATTTCTCTTTATTCCGCAGGAGAGTGACCGGCTCTATTGAATATTATATGCGTAAGACCAGCGACCTGCTCCTGGCCCTGCCCACCCCGCTCAGTACCGGTTTCGGCAGCCAGACCAGGAACATCGGCTCTATGCGCAATTCCGGTATCGACCTGCACCTGGCCGGTGATGTGATCCGCAACCAGCAGCTGACCTGGAACCTGGGCGTAGTACTGTCTACCGTGAAGAATGAAGTGCGCAGCCTCGGTCCCCTGGATCAGATCATCACCGGTGCTGCCGGTGACGTGGGCAGCGTAAGCATCATCCGCCCCGGCGAATCACTGGGCTCCTACTATGGCTGGCAGGTGCTGGGTGTATGGCAGAAAGGAGACGATTTCTCCCAGGCGCCCACCGGCGTAAAACCCGGCGATATGAAATACCTGGATGTTAACGGCGATAAAATGATCAACGCAGACGACCGCGTAGTCCTCGGCAAATCCATCCCCGACTACACCTATGGTATCACCAACAGTGTTGACTACAAAGGTTTCAACCTCTCCATCTTCATTGAAGGATCACAAGGCGGCAAACTGCTGAACAATGCTGCCATTGAATCCTATTTCCCTACTGCCTTCCGCAGGAACAAACTGGCTGAGCCTTACCTCAACCGCTGGACAGAGACCAACCCCACCAACGACTATCCCTCTTTTGTGAACCCCAGTTCCCAGGGACAGCAAAGGGTGAACTCCAAAACAGTGGAAGATGCCTCCTATATCCGCCTGCAATCAGTCAGACTGAGCTACAATGTACCGGTGAAAACCAAATTCATCCGCTCACTGCAGGCCTATGTTACCGGCCAGAACCTGGTGACCATCACCAACTATACCGGTTCTGATCCCGCCGCTAACTCACTGGGAGAAGATATCCTGAAAATTGATTACAGCTCCTATCCCATGACACGTACCATTCAGTTTGGCATCAATGTTCAATTCTAA